TGGCATCAATGAAAGCGGCCGGTTTATGGGCTAATTTTGCTAACTCGTTAAAATTCAAGGCTTGGAACTCGTCGTGTGCAGTACATAAAACTATACAATCAGCTTCTTTCACCGCATCTTCAAGCGTACCTGCTAACTTAACTTTGAATAATTCTTGATTTTTGAAAAATGGATCATAGCATGCAATTTTAGCGCCTAGTTTACGTAATCCCATAATAACAGGTTCAACCGGTGTATTTTGAACGTCGCGAACACCGGGTTTATAGGTAATGCCCCAAATTGCGACTTTCGAATCCTTCGCTGTTTTGCCTACGCTATTTAAAGCTTCTAGGACCAACCCAACTACATGCTCGGGCATTCGATCGTTAACCTCCCGAGCCATTCGAACTATATGCGGAATGTATCCAACTTTTTGACCCTCTTGTATCAGATAGTATGGGTTAGCTGGTAAGCAGGGTCCGCCGACGCCCACGCCGGGATAATGTGGAACGAAATTCCACTTGGTGGCAGCTGCGTTAATTACCTCGATAATGTCGATTCCCAACTTCTCATAGAGAACCGCGAGTTCATTCATTAACGCGATGTTCACATCACGAAAGATGTTTTCAGTTAATTTTACAGCGTTAGCAGTCTTAGGATTAGCTAATTTAACTACTTGAACACCGAGAGCCGCTCTATAGAGAGCTGCGGCTATTTCAGTACTCTTAGCGTCAATTCCTCCAACGATCCGTGGTGTGGTTTTCAGATGAGCCAAGATATTGCCGGGATCTGCCCTCTCTGGACAACTGGCCACTCCGAAGTCGCTGCCTGCTTGCATTCCAGTATTACCCTCCAGTGTTGGGATAACGCGACTTTCTACCGTGTTTGGGCTTACCGTACTTTCAATGACGACAAGACTTCCCCTCCTTAATCCTCTAGAGATGGCTTGACACGCTGACTCCAAAGATGAGTAGTCTGGCGTCTTGGATTCATCAACTGGTGTTGGAACGCAGACGATTAGTGCGTCTGACACTTTCGCTGTCGCTACCACATTAGTGGTGGCTTTTAGCTTGCCAATTTGAACAACCCGTTTAACCAGTTCTTTTAAGCCGGGCTCATCGATCGGAGTTTCACCACGGTTTATGGCTTCAACAACATCTTTGTTTGAATCCGCGCCTATTACTTTGGCACCAGCATCTGCAAAAACCGCCGCAGTAGGAAGCCCTATTCGACCAACACCAATAACGCCAACTGTAAGTTTCCCTTTCTTTAAATTCACGGAGACTTCAGCTTCATTCATTTCCATAATTGTCATTTTCGTACCTCCACTTGAAACCATTCAATCAAATTTGCCAACCCCTCATCCAGTTCTATGCTAGGATTGTAACCCAGAATCTTTTGTGCTTTAGAGATGTCGGCGTAGCTGAATCTGATATCGCCCGGCCTTGGTGGAGCATATTTGGGTTTAATGTCGTTTCGACCACACAGCTTCAGGATTTTCCTCGCCAAGAGATTAATTGTTGTTGGTTTACCAGTTGCAATGTTGAAAATTTCTCCCACAGCTTGTTTATTTTTGGCTGCCAAGAAAGATGCCTTAACGACATCCACGATACTAGTAAAGTCGCGGGTTTGCTCTCCATCCCCATAGATCACAGGAGGCTCCCCTTTGAGGGCTTTATTGATGAAGATGGTAATCACCCCACTATATGGACCATATGTCTGGCGGGGGCCGTAAACATTAAAGTATCGAAGACATACCGTCGGCAAACCATAAACACGATAGAAAGCCTTGCAATACTGCTCTGCCGCAAGTTTAGAAACTCCGTAGGGTGAAATTGGAAATGTTGGCATATTCTCTTTTCTCGGCAGAAACTCAACATCTCCATATACAGATGAAGAAGAAGCATACACAATTCGCTTAACCTTAGCGTCCAACCCTGCCTTAAGAACATTTAATGTTCCAGTGACATTTACTTCATGTGTCAGCAAAGGGTTCCCTATCGAGCGGAGGACACTTGGTATCGCCGCCATATGAAATATAACTTCAACATCTTTAACTGCGGCTCTGACTAGGTCAAGGTTTCTAACATCCCCGCGAATAAAGGTAAGATTCCTACAGCGCTCAAATACCTTGAGATTTTCTCTTTTCCCGGTTGAAAGGTCGTCCAAAACAATGACATCACAATTCCGATATAGGAGTGCCTCAACGAGGTGACTTCCAATAAAACCGCATCCACCTGTTACTAACGCTCGAATATTTTCCATCAACATGGACTAACCAACACTTTGAGCAATGAGTTTAGTTTTTGCCAAGAAGTTAAAAAAGTTACATAAGCCTCAGCCGAGATACTTAAAGATGTAAATCCAGTTATCTGGTTCTCCGACCTTGGTCTCTAAATTGAAGTTGTGGGCATTAAGGAGCACTGGTAACCACTGGTCAACGTAGGGAGAGCCGCTCCAAAGAATGGCGTAGACGACATTTTTGTCAGCGCAAAATTCGCCGAGATCCGTGATGTTTAGAGGCCCGGGATCGTACCAGTCAACAGCTCGACCTGGATAAGCGTCAATATGGATTCCGCGCCCCCCGACCATTGAAAGATAGAAGTACGCGGCTGGCTGACTGAAGTAGTTGCATTGAAGTAACACAACAACATAAGAGCCAGATGGGGTACGCGGCGCAACATATTGAAATGCGTCGTAGAGGGGCACGTTAAGCCCAGCGGGTCGTGCGCTGTAACCTATAAATTGTGGACATGTAAGCAGACCTATAAGCACTCCAATAAAAAGAAATTGTGCAATTTGACCATTTCGCGCTATTAGTAAGCTACTTCTAGAAAATAGAACATTAACCCGTTTACCTGCATCGGCTATGAATCTTCCAATCATCAGGGCAAATGCAGGAAGATAAAGCATAGTATACCTTGGATCCTTATGAATTGGGACAAACGCAAGGAATACTATTGCCACCCAACTTATTAGAAACAAGTCAACTTTCTTTCTAGACCGAAATGCATAAATCAGGGATAAAACCGCAACGACCGCCAAGATCCAAGTCATCTGTTTTATGATTACTTGAAAGGATCCAAGCCAGTTCTCAGCCATAAGCCACTTGTACTCTTTCCCAGGCTCAACTTGTTTATACCAACCCCTCCAACGGGTGGTTGTAGTAGTAAGAATGTAAGTCCACGGTAGAACTAGGAAGAAAGCTAGTTCAAGGGCTAAGGAAAGACAGGCAATAGCCCGCCAAGAAAGCCCCTCTCGAAAATAAAATCTCCTTAACAGTATATAAGCCGCCATAACAGGAAGAGCCAAAAGCGCAGGATATTTAGCTAAGAAAGCAGCAGCTAGGAATACTCCACTGAGAATGAGTTGCTCATACTTTTTGTGCTCGTACCCACTATAGAACAAGAGTAGAGACAAAGCGAAAAACACAGTTTCTGGAATGTCTACCATCGCGATTCTGCTCATATTAAAGTAAGTTGGGGTTGCGGCTAGTGTAATTGTTGAAATTATGCCAGCAGTTCTCCCCCAAGCTTTCCGACCGGCGAAGTAAACAACCACCAAACCAAGAAGACTCAGTGAAACTGTAACAAGCCGTGCAGAAAGCTCGCTGATTCCGAGGAACGCGTAACTGAAGGCGAGAAGAATCGCGTTTAACGGCGGAAAATACGGGTACCATTTAATATACGCCTTAATCATATAAACTGGATTGGAAAAGAAAGTTGAAGCTAGACGAGACATATCTACGCCACTTTGCATCTGAACAGCCTCATCCCACGCAGGACTAGAATACCCCAGATTTCGTAGAAGAAGAAAACCGTAAACAATCATGAATAACAGGAAGGGAAGATCGCCAAAACTTATCGTGCCTAGTAAACGCCGTGCACCATGCAAGGTCAAACCCATCAGTCAAACCTTTTACTCACAAGAAAAAATGTGAGGTTTATAAGTTATTTGAACCTTGGCTCCATAAAAATCGAGTTAACGTTGAAAATGGGAAACGCTGTTAACTCTAATAGTGATAGGAAAATTGCTTAATTTCGTGATATTAATGAAAATAAATTGGATTGCAAATCTTTTTACGAGATTTGCTCGAAATTCTAACGGCAACCTGAGAGAATGAATATGGATCGAAAACGCTGGGCATGTGTTATACTGCTTGTGATTATTATTGCTACCTCTTTCACTTTTAAAATGGCGATTTTTGCAAGATACCCATTCCCTCCTGGAGCCGATCCAGGGCTTAGAGTGAAAAATGCAGTTAACATAGTTGGGAAGGGAGAGCGGAACTTACCATACCCGGGCTTTGACATTTCCCTTTCCATCCTCTGGATAGTGGGAAGCGGGAATCTGGACGCTGTGGTTACATTCTGTGAGATCTTCGCTACGCTTTTGTGCTCGTTGTTAGCTCTCCCCATGTATATCCTGGCACGAAACATTTCCAAGCGCCAAACTACCGCATTATGCGCGGCGTTAATCGCTGCCTTCTATCCGTCGATTTACGAACTGTTATCTTTTGGAAGTTATACCTCGGTTTTAGCCTTGTTTTTGATTCCGATGCTAATCGCATTCATCACTAACGACCAATTAATACGCTCACGCCAAGGTGTTTGGGCAGCTGGGCTCCTAACTACGAGCCTTATACTCATGCATTACTGGAGTTTTGCCCTCTACGTGGGGAGTATTGCCCTATTTATAGCATTTACAATGTCAATCATCGCATGCGAAAAAATACTAAAAAAGAAATTACTTCCCAATGGACTGACTATTGTGAAGACGCTTTTTCTCACCAGCGTAATTGGCGTATTAATCTCCGGTATCTGGTGGGCGCCAATCTCATCGTTTCTAGCCGCAACTTCTCCAACAAGTTCAACTGAAACTGAGGCGGGAATGCGAGGATTAAGTTGGCGAGGAATTGAACGGTTTTTCAGTCCCCCTTGGATCTACCAGTTATTCGCCCCAATAGCAATTCTCGCAATCGCTGCCCAAAAAGGCAGAGGTGAAAACGCCTACAAACTACTCCTCGTTTTGACTTGGTTTATCAGTCCAATATTGGCCATGATAGTTGGTTCTTCTCTAGGAGTCCCGTTGGACTATCGTAGATTATGGTACTATCCCATACAACCAGCAATAGCGCTAACCTCTATTGGATTAGCCTACGCCGCCAGCTTAATCTACTTCATGGCTAAAACCGCCCCTCAATTCACGGGCTCATTTCCTAAATTTAAAAAAACCAACCTTTCGCTCAGTCGAGTTTGTGAAGTTTTTTTCATTATCGTTCTAATCGGCACCGTCGCAATCGGGTTAGCTGATTCCGGACGATCAACCACCCGCCAATTCCAAACCGCGGCGAAATATTATCAACACATTTATCCATCGAGTTATGCTGGCTTGCTCTGGATCCGAAATTATGTACCACATGAAAGTGAAATTGCAGCTGGAGGCGCAATTGGATGGTGGATACCTGGAGTAACTCTTCACCACGTAACTTTCGCTGTACCCTTAGCATTTGTTAGCATCCCCGCCCAAATCCCGAAAGCAGAAGCTGCAAATATTTTACTTAGCGACGCGACGAAAGAGGCGAAAAATGGATTGATTAGAGTTGGAGAATCCGGTCCTTATTGGGCTGCTTATAACCCTGAAGTTGACCTCTTTACTGGCACCGAATATAATCCCGCAATCTATTTGAATGACAGTTCAACTCGAGTTGTATATAATGGAGGACTTTCCATTCCACTCTCAGATTTTGAAAGACGAGTCTACTGGTTAAGTAGAAACGAGCAGGAAACAGTTATTGAAACAGTTTATACAAGTGCAACGACAACCATCAAGAAAACTGTGACATTATATCCTGCTGTTAGATTTGCACAAATTTCATTCCAAATTTCAGATAGCGAAGTCAACAAACTTGTGATTCTTGTCCACCGACCGGAAGATCAAATTTATAACGTTGCAATATCCCCTTCAGCTATTTACACTCCGCCACCATTTTCCAATACGACTTTTAGGTGGACTGACTCAAAGTGGTTTGCATTTTACGACGAAGACTCTGAGATCTGCGCGGTTGTCGTTCCAAGTCAGATGGTTGATTTCAAAGTGACAGTTCACTTTGGATTCATCGATCGGCTAAGAATGGAGTTTCCCGTCCACGATGGACGAGTCACATTATTCCTTGGAGCATTCTTAGCAGACACAATCGACCAAGCCAAGGATACCGCAGAACGATTATCAGTAAATCCACTTCAACCAGTTAATAAAATTGAGAAAAACTTGGTAGCTACCTGGGACTATTTGGAAGCTGCGAAGAAGTACGCAGTAAAGTATCTAGTTACTCGAGACCCTTCGAAGTTCGCTCCTGATCCAAATTTTAATCTACTTTACAGCGGAAAAATATGGATCATCGGTCTCCGCTGACAAACAGAAGAAATAAGAATACCTTGTGAAAAATAGAAAACACTATTCAAGGTTGTTAGGAAGGGTTTTGACCAGTAAACCACGGATTTCAGTTATTGTCCCGGTTCGAAACAACGAGGATACAATCGCACCAGTTTTACAAGCCCTCCTAAATCAAGATCAAGAGGACTATGAAGTTATCGTAGTCGACGGCTCATCTACAGACCAAACTCGCGATATCGCTGCCCGATATCCAGTGAAGATTCTCGTTGAGGAGGGAAAAGGCCCGAACTACGCTCGAAACCTAGGCGTTCAGAATGCAAGTGGAGAAATTCTCGCTTTCATTGATGGAGATTGCAAGCCTGATAAGGGATGGCTGAAAGCGTTAGTTGAAAACTTTGCCTCTCCGGAAGTGGGATGCGTGGGAGGAACGATTGCTGTATGGAATGGAGAAAGCTATTTGGCGCGCTATGGTTTTTGGGCGAAAATCCCGGTGATGCCGCGTTTTGAGTCTCGCATGATTCAACACACAAAACGATTTAACGAACTTCCGGTAAGCGCGAATATGGCGGTAAAGAAAGAAGTATTTGCAAAAGCAGGTTTGTTTGATACTACGTTCCGAGGGGGATTTGAGGAAACAGATCTCCTTTGGCGGATAGTTAAAGCCGGATACAAAATTATAGCCGACCCAACAGCCGTAGTTTACCATCGCCATAGAACAACCCTCAAAGGACTTTTAAAACAGACTTGGGCATACGGCGTTGGCGCTGGCTTATATTGCCGAAAACACCCCGACAGCCCAGTAACTCGAAAATACCATAGATATAAAACCGCGTTCCTTACATCTATTAGCGGGTTAGTTTTATCGATTGCTTTAGCCACCCTATATTCACCAATATTTCTCATTTTAACAGCATTCATCATTCTTGCCCCCCTTGGTTGGTCTGCCGGTTACTCGATCCGTATTGCCAGAAAAAATCGAGAATGGGCAGCTATTTTTTACCCGATTTTTGACTACATACGTGCTACTTGCTTTTGCCTCGGTCAAATATATGGAGAACACATTAAACTCCGTAAAGAGAAACCAAGCTAACCAGCAGTAACACTTCAGAGCTTAGTCGAAGTCTCTCTGATTTCTTCCACTAGCCGCCTTAGTTGCTTTAATACACGTAACACAGCATCTAATAATAAGCCAAATGCAAATAATACAAATCCAGTTGTGAAAAATGTTGCCCCCAACAACGCTGACCCCAGCCTCGGCCAAGTCGGCAAATGATAATACTTCCACATGAACCAACCATAAAGCGCCTCAATCCCAAAATAAGCACTTAAAATGAAAAAGAAAACTGACAAGGCACCAAAAACAAGAAATGGACTGAAATCAGTTAATAGCCGAAACGAAGTTAAGACAATTCTCCATCCATCCCTAAGAGGATCTAGTTTTGGAATACCGACCCGTTTTCCATAAGATATAGGAACCTCTGCTATTTGCATCCCACGTTTCCGAGCCTCAATTAACATTTCACTTGCCAAGGGCATTCCAGTCGCTTCTAGGTACATCTGCCGCAATGCCTTAGTTCGCATCGCCCGCATACCTGATTGGGAGTCGACGATTTTCAACCCGTAAAGCCGATTAAGCAATGCCGTTAAAAAGCGGTTCCCTATTCGATTAAGTAGAGTCATAGCTCCGATCCGCATCCCTCCAAACCGATTTCCAATAACAATGTCTGCCCCATCAGAAATTATTGGTTGAATTATCCTCGGAATATCTTCCGGAGTATAGGTAGCATCGCCATCCATCATCGCAATAATGCTCTCAACATTGCTACCGTTAGGATAATTCTCGAGGACATAGTGGAAACCAGTCATAAGCGCAGCACCATATCCTTTCCCCTTCTCATAAATCACAGTAGCCCCAGCCTTTTTCGCTACTTCCGCGGTGCCATCACTTGAGTACCCATCAACTACAATCACCTCATGTTCCATATCTTTTAGAACTTCATGACACCCCTGAACGACCCAGCCAACTGACTTTTCCTCATTAAGCGTGGGAATCACCACGAACACATGAAGCGGTCTCTCCGATTTTAACTTCATAACCGACTACCCGTTAATCATACCCATCAGCGCACAGTGGTTTTTATAAATTACTACAAACACGCAAACTATAACAAAAAGAAGAGGGTTACCGCATCCATTTAAAACTGATATAGTCCCAGTGGAGAAAGCCTGGGTATGAACTTAAAAATTCATTTAGTCGCCTCATTAGTGTTGGCCAGTACTTGTCACTTACTCAGCGGAAACGTGCAGTCGTCGATCCTAATTTTATTTGGAGCCCTTTTCCCCGACGTTGACCATTACCTATATTTTTGCTATAAATTCAGAAACTGGAATTTCATCCAAGCCTATAAATGGGTAGAAGCTGAGTCAAAAAAGCCGCATCCAGGTCCATTCGAATTTATCTTCCATACTTTGGAGTATGCGGTTACGCTTGGTATTCTTGCCTTATTGCTGAACCGACTTATTTTTGTGCTTCTCGGGTCGATTGCACATATTTTCTTAGACCTAACTGAGGACTTAACGCATTACCATAGTTACACACGATACTACGTTTTATCGATTAAGAAGCCATTTAAAAGAAAATTTTAAGCAATTGAAGAAGCCTTTCGCGCCTTGTACCAAGCAACAAAACGACGAAGCCCCTCTTCCAAAGGAGTACTGGGTGAGTAACCCAACATTCTCCTAGCCTTGGAGATGTCAGCTAACGTATGCGGCATATCTTCTGGTCGGGGTTTGTCGTAAATTGGAATTACATCCTGTTTTCTGATCAATCTCAAAAGCTGGTTAACTAAATCGTTTACTGTTGTTTGTATGCCGCCGCCAAGATTAATAGACTCCCCTCCGATGTCATCTTTCTCAGCAGCAAGGAGGGTTCCTTCTACGATGTCATTAATGTATGTGAAGTCTCTAGTTTGGTTTCCATTCCCGTAGATAACTGGCGGCCTTCCCTCGAAAATGAGTTTTGTAAACTTGAAAACAGCCATGTCCGGTCTATTACGTTCTCCATATACAGTAAAATAGCGAAGAGAAACTGTATCTAATCCAAAACGTTCGTAGAAAAGGCGGCAGTATGCCTCCGCTGCTAGTTTACTGGCTCCATAAATCGAAAGGGGCTTAGTAGGGTGCTCTTCCCTCATAGGAAGATGCTCAGGAATTCCGTAAACCGAGGAAGATGAAGCATAAACAACCTTTTTGACTCCTTGCTTCCTCGCTGCTTGAAGAACATTTAATGTCCCAGTTACGTTTACCATATGTGTCTTATACGGATTTTCTAAGGAATAACCCACTCCCGGTTGCGCCGCTTCATGGAAAACGATGTCAACCCCCTTCATCGCTGAACATAAGGTTTCAAAGTCAAGAATATCACCTTCTATTAACTGAAAATCTTGTTTTCCAAAGTGATGTTTGATGTTGTCTTCCTTACCTGTATAAAAAGGGTCAAAGTTATCGTAGACTATTATTTTACACTCGCGTTGGAGAAGTTTGTCAACAAGATGTGACCCTATAAAGCCGGCACCCCCGGTCACTAAAATCCTTGCGCCTCTAAGTTCTACCATAGAGATCGACTACCACGAAGATCTCAAATTGCCCGCATTATTTGTAAATTAAGCTTTCAAGATTATCTCGACTATGAAATATATAACCATGAAAATAGGAACGTCTTAAAATATCTATT
Above is a window of Candidatus Bathyarchaeota archaeon DNA encoding:
- a CDS encoding glycosyltransferase — encoded protein: MKLKSERPLHVFVVIPTLNEEKSVGWVVQGCHEVLKDMEHEVIVVDGYSSDGTAEVAKKAGATVIYEKGKGYGAALMTGFHYVLENYPNGSNVESIIAMMDGDATYTPEDIPRIIQPIISDGADIVIGNRFGGMRIGAMTLLNRIGNRFLTALLNRLYGLKIVDSQSGMRAMRTKALRQMYLEATGMPLASEMLIEARKRGMQIAEVPISYGKRVGIPKLDPLRDGWRIVLTSFRLLTDFSPFLVFGALSVFFFILSAYFGIEALYGWFMWKYYHLPTWPRLGSALLGATFFTTGFVLFAFGLLLDAVLRVLKQLRRLVEEIRETSTKL
- a CDS encoding SDR family oxidoreductase, encoding MENIRALVTGGCGFIGSHLVEALLYRNCDVIVLDDLSTGKRENLKVFERCRNLTFIRGDVRNLDLVRAAVKDVEVIFHMAAIPSVLRSIGNPLLTHEVNVTGTLNVLKAGLDAKVKRIVYASSSSVYGDVEFLPRKENMPTFPISPYGVSKLAAEQYCKAFYRVYGLPTVCLRYFNVYGPRQTYGPYSGVITIFINKALKGEPPVIYGDGEQTRDFTSIVDVVKASFLAAKNKQAVGEIFNIATGKPTTINLLARKILKLCGRNDIKPKYAPPRPGDIRFSYADISKAQKILGYNPSIELDEGLANLIEWFQVEVRK
- a CDS encoding nucleotide sugar dehydrogenase; the protein is MTIMEMNEAEVSVNLKKGKLTVGVIGVGRIGLPTAAVFADAGAKVIGADSNKDVVEAINRGETPIDEPGLKELVKRVVQIGKLKATTNVVATAKVSDALIVCVPTPVDESKTPDYSSLESACQAISRGLRRGSLVVIESTVSPNTVESRVIPTLEGNTGMQAGSDFGVASCPERADPGNILAHLKTTPRIVGGIDAKSTEIAAALYRAALGVQVVKLANPKTANAVKLTENIFRDVNIALMNELAVLYEKLGIDIIEVINAAATKWNFVPHYPGVGVGGPCLPANPYYLIQEGQKVGYIPHIVRMAREVNDRMPEHVVGLVLEALNSVGKTAKDSKVAIWGITYKPGVRDVQNTPVEPVIMGLRKLGAKIACYDPFFKNQELFKVKLAGTLEDAVKEADCIVLCTAHDEFQALNFNELAKLAHKPAAFIDA
- a CDS encoding GDP-mannose 4,6-dehydratase; translation: MVELRGARILVTGGAGFIGSHLVDKLLQRECKIIVYDNFDPFYTGKEDNIKHHFGKQDFQLIEGDILDFETLCSAMKGVDIVFHEAAQPGVGYSLENPYKTHMVNVTGTLNVLQAARKQGVKKVVYASSSSVYGIPEHLPMREEHPTKPLSIYGASKLAAEAYCRLFYERFGLDTVSLRYFTVYGERNRPDMAVFKFTKLIFEGRPPVIYGNGNQTRDFTYINDIVEGTLLAAEKDDIGGESINLGGGIQTTVNDLVNQLLRLIRKQDVIPIYDKPRPEDMPHTLADISKARRMLGYSPSTPLEEGLRRFVAWYKARKASSIA
- a CDS encoding glycosyltransferase; protein product: MTSKPRISVIVPVRNNEDTIAPVLQALLNQDQEDYEVIVVDGSSTDQTRDIAARYPVKILVEEGKGPNYARNLGVQNASGEILAFIDGDCKPDKGWLKALVENFASPEVGCVGGTIAVWNGESYLARYGFWAKIPVMPRFESRMIQHTKRFNELPVSANMAVKKEVFAKAGLFDTTFRGGFEETDLLWRIVKAGYKIIADPTAVVYHRHRTTLKGLLKQTWAYGVGAGLYCRKHPDSPVTRKYHRYKTAFLTSISGLVLSIALATLYSPIFLILTAFIILAPLGWSAGYSIRIARKNREWAAIFYPIFDYIRATCFCLGQIYGEHIKLRKEKPS
- a CDS encoding glycosyltransferase family 39 protein is translated as MGLTLHGARRLLGTISFGDLPFLLFMIVYGFLLLRNLGYSSPAWDEAVQMQSGVDMSRLASTFFSNPVYMIKAYIKWYPYFPPLNAILLAFSYAFLGISELSARLVTVSLSLLGLVVVYFAGRKAWGRTAGIISTITLAATPTYFNMSRIAMVDIPETVFFALSLLLFYSGYEHKKYEQLILSGVFLAAAFLAKYPALLALPVMAAYILLRRFYFREGLSWRAIACLSLALELAFFLVLPWTYILTTTTTRWRGWYKQVEPGKEYKWLMAENWLGSFQVIIKQMTWILAVVAVLSLIYAFRSRKKVDLFLISWVAIVFLAFVPIHKDPRYTMLYLPAFALMIGRFIADAGKRVNVLFSRSSLLIARNGQIAQFLFIGVLIGLLTCPQFIGYSARPAGLNVPLYDAFQYVAPRTPSGSYVVVLLQCNYFSQPAAYFYLSMVGGRGIHIDAYPGRAVDWYDPGPLNITDLGEFCADKNVVYAILWSGSPYVDQWLPVLLNAHNFNLETKVGEPDNWIYIFKYLG